In Bacillus sp. FJAT-45037, the following are encoded in one genomic region:
- a CDS encoding DEAD/DEAH box helicase family protein: protein MRLITELLIDEIKESIEKASSIYIVTAFLMKTGVDLLKHPLKEALDRGAEVKICTGDYMYITQPDALRALFLLDERIEIRLWQSNGRSFHPKAYLFQFDEDHGHAIIGSSNLSRSALTHGVEWNVSIPSRDGGQVYEEAMHAFMKLFLNDHTIPVNDVTICSYEEEYKRKNEAREGRLVEWDTDDEKEIMFGEKDKELPIIRDQSQPYQVLQPRQAQLEALENLEQTVEEGYDKALVVMATGLGKTYLSAFFARRFKRVLFIAHREEILYQAKKTFEHVMPNRTYGVFNGKQKERDADFVFASIFSMANRKQVEEFEHDGFDLIIVDEFHHAAANSYQHVLDYFSYSFLLGLTATPDRMDGKDVYAICDGNVAYKIDFLTAIERGWLSLFRYHGVYDEVDYSKVTWLGKRYDEAELLDQQLRDDVFENIYRAWISYKQSRTLVFCSSIKQANFLAQSFKNREISCISLHSQSSPNDRKQAIAMLESGQIEMILTVDLFNEGVDIPTVDTLLFVRPTESLSVFIQQIGRGLRLSSEKEACVIIDLIGNYRNADLKLRVFRHEVEDKKKRETMIPEVPSSCFIDLETKVIDLMTQLKFKRKPRREEMLSTLQHVREELGRRPTYKELHLQGSFDGSQYRVEFGSYFTMLKEAGLLTKEEVEIHNHYLDWLKEVESTLMTKSYKMVILSYMLSRGVGKWDQSITPVEAAPYFHQYYMSEEYRKKIDFSAKNTKGMWEYNEKKVSSLIATMPMTKWSGSSKSSATFDGETFGLSFDILPEHRETLFEWTKEICDYRLHRYFINKEKS from the coding sequence ATGCGTTTGATCACGGAATTGTTAATAGATGAAATTAAGGAATCGATTGAGAAGGCTTCTTCTATTTATATTGTGACCGCATTTCTCATGAAAACGGGTGTGGATTTATTGAAGCATCCATTAAAAGAAGCACTAGATCGTGGAGCAGAGGTGAAGATTTGTACGGGAGATTACATGTACATTACGCAACCTGATGCCTTGAGAGCGTTGTTTCTGTTAGATGAGCGTATTGAGATTCGACTTTGGCAGAGCAATGGGCGTTCGTTTCATCCGAAAGCCTATTTGTTTCAATTTGATGAAGATCATGGTCATGCCATTATTGGCTCATCGAACTTGTCTCGATCTGCGTTAACTCATGGTGTAGAGTGGAATGTCTCGATTCCTTCTCGTGACGGGGGCCAAGTGTATGAGGAGGCAATGCATGCTTTCATGAAATTGTTTTTAAATGATCACACCATTCCGGTTAATGATGTGACCATTTGTTCTTATGAAGAAGAATATAAACGAAAGAATGAAGCACGTGAAGGTCGACTGGTTGAATGGGATACAGATGATGAGAAGGAAATTATGTTTGGAGAGAAAGATAAAGAGCTGCCGATCATTCGAGATCAGTCACAGCCCTATCAAGTCCTTCAACCACGACAAGCTCAACTGGAAGCGTTAGAGAATCTAGAACAAACGGTTGAGGAAGGATATGACAAAGCGCTCGTTGTAATGGCTACGGGGTTAGGGAAGACGTATCTATCTGCTTTCTTTGCTCGTCGTTTTAAGCGAGTTCTATTTATTGCGCATCGTGAAGAAATTCTATATCAAGCAAAGAAAACGTTTGAACATGTGATGCCTAATCGGACATATGGAGTTTTTAACGGAAAGCAAAAGGAGAGAGACGCTGACTTTGTCTTTGCTTCGATTTTTTCAATGGCAAATCGTAAACAAGTGGAAGAGTTTGAACATGATGGATTTGATTTAATTATTGTTGATGAATTCCACCATGCTGCGGCGAATTCCTATCAACATGTACTCGATTACTTTTCTTACTCTTTCCTTTTAGGCCTTACAGCAACACCAGATCGAATGGATGGAAAAGATGTTTATGCCATTTGTGATGGGAATGTAGCTTACAAGATTGATTTTTTGACAGCGATCGAACGAGGCTGGTTAAGTCTTTTTCGGTATCACGGGGTATATGATGAAGTTGATTATTCTAAGGTAACATGGCTCGGGAAACGGTATGATGAAGCTGAGCTATTAGATCAACAATTACGTGATGATGTATTTGAAAATATTTACCGTGCCTGGATTTCGTACAAGCAATCTCGCACACTCGTATTTTGTTCATCCATAAAACAAGCGAATTTTCTAGCTCAATCTTTTAAAAATAGGGAAATCTCTTGTATTAGTCTACATTCGCAATCGTCACCGAATGATCGGAAGCAAGCGATTGCTATGCTTGAGAGTGGTCAGATAGAAATGATCTTAACCGTTGATCTATTTAATGAGGGAGTTGATATACCGACCGTTGATACGTTGCTCTTTGTTAGACCGACGGAATCGCTAAGCGTGTTTATTCAACAAATAGGAAGAGGATTACGTTTGTCTTCTGAGAAAGAAGCCTGTGTCATTATCGATCTAATTGGAAACTATCGTAATGCAGATTTGAAATTAAGAGTGTTTCGTCATGAGGTTGAAGACAAAAAGAAAAGAGAAACTATGATTCCAGAAGTACCTAGCTCTTGTTTCATTGATCTGGAAACGAAAGTCATTGATTTAATGACTCAGTTAAAGTTCAAGCGTAAACCAAGGCGCGAGGAAATGCTTTCGACACTGCAACATGTACGTGAGGAGTTAGGAAGAAGGCCAACGTATAAAGAGTTGCATTTACAAGGTAGCTTTGACGGGAGCCAGTATCGAGTAGAATTTGGTTCTTATTTTACAATGTTGAAGGAAGCGGGTTTATTAACGAAAGAAGAAGTGGAGATACATAATCATTACCTAGACTGGCTAAAAGAAGTCGAGAGTACTTTGATGACTAAAAGTTATAAGATGGTGATCTTGTCCTATATGCTCTCACGAGGGGTCGGAAAATGGGATCAGTCGATTACACCAGTTGAAGCCGCGCCGTACTTCCATCAATATTATATGTCTGAAGAATACCGTAAAAAAATTGATTTCTCTGCTAAGAATACAAAAGGAATGTGGGAATATAACGAGAAGAAGGTATCCTCTTTAATCGCAACGATGCCAATGACGAAATGGTCCGGTTCATCGAAGAGTTCAGCTACGTTTGATGGTGAGACATTTGGACTTTCATTTGATATCTTACCTGAACATAGAGAGACGTTATTTGAGTGGACAAAAGAAATATGCGATTACCGTTTGCATCGATACTTTATTAATAAAGAGAAAAGTTGA
- a CDS encoding DUF2075 domain-containing protein yields MIVYEATKNEFLQDVFQDELVNNIVRNYNSKIGRINEREVRSWDNSMQYMYRVLSDPDIPENAGVAIEFKIPHTSKRVDMLISGKKEQQNSVVIVELKQWEKVEAIEGKEAIVKTMINRGVRETTHPSYQAWSYAALIKDYNENAQKREVEFHPCAYLHNYIDQGNNDPLLNPVYEYYLKQAPVFVKGKAGQLRDFIKRYIQFGDNKENLYHIENGRIRPSKSLQDSLNNMLKGNKEFVMIDEQKVVYEQAIHMAKEARRTNQKHVLIVKGGPGTGKSVLAINLLVELTKESMVCQYVTKNAAPRNIYANKLKQDFKKGHIDNLFKGSGSYINAPENEFGALIVDEAHRLNEKSGMFRHLGVNQTQEIIHASKFSIFFIDERQRVTLKDAGSLAEIEKYAGASNATIEVLELESQFRCSGSNGYLAWLDDVLQIRETANTEYMGGQYDFRIYDNPNDLRKEIELLNEAINKSRIVAGYCWNWVKEGKSDPSYHDIVIEEFDFNMSWNLDNSATWAIDLESVKEAGCIHTCQGLEFDYVGVIIGSDMKYVDGEVITNHTARAKTDSSLKGLKKMLKSEPEKASQLADDIIRNTYRTLLTRGQKGCFVYCTDVELAEYLRERYEKVNKAYAVNELFVGNVAESGNGYE; encoded by the coding sequence ATCATAGTCTATGAAGCTACGAAAAATGAATTTTTACAAGATGTCTTTCAGGATGAACTCGTCAATAATATTGTCCGGAATTATAATTCCAAAATTGGACGTATAAATGAGCGTGAGGTTCGTTCGTGGGACAACTCTATGCAATATATGTATCGGGTCTTAAGCGATCCTGATATTCCCGAAAATGCAGGTGTAGCGATTGAATTTAAAATTCCGCATACATCTAAACGAGTCGATATGCTGATTTCAGGTAAAAAGGAGCAACAGAATTCTGTTGTCATTGTTGAACTGAAGCAATGGGAAAAAGTCGAGGCTATCGAGGGTAAAGAAGCTATTGTAAAGACAATGATTAACCGTGGCGTACGTGAAACAACTCACCCTTCTTATCAAGCGTGGTCTTATGCTGCGTTAATCAAGGATTACAATGAGAATGCACAGAAGAGAGAAGTTGAATTTCATCCATGTGCCTATTTACATAACTATATTGACCAAGGTAACAATGATCCGCTTTTGAATCCCGTTTATGAATATTATCTGAAACAAGCACCTGTCTTTGTAAAAGGGAAGGCTGGGCAACTCCGTGATTTTATTAAGCGCTATATCCAGTTTGGTGATAACAAAGAGAATCTCTATCACATTGAGAATGGCCGGATTCGACCATCGAAATCACTGCAAGATTCGTTGAATAACATGCTTAAAGGAAACAAGGAATTTGTGATGATTGATGAGCAGAAGGTCGTTTATGAGCAAGCGATCCATATGGCCAAAGAAGCACGGAGAACTAATCAAAAGCACGTGCTAATCGTAAAAGGGGGACCAGGAACTGGGAAGTCTGTTCTAGCGATCAATCTACTCGTCGAATTAACAAAAGAAAGTATGGTCTGTCAATATGTTACGAAAAACGCAGCTCCGAGGAATATCTATGCGAATAAGCTAAAGCAAGACTTTAAGAAAGGTCATATTGATAACTTGTTTAAAGGTTCTGGAAGTTATATTAATGCACCAGAGAATGAATTTGGTGCGTTAATCGTTGATGAAGCTCATCGACTCAATGAGAAGTCAGGGATGTTCCGGCACTTGGGTGTGAATCAAACACAGGAAATCATTCACGCATCCAAATTTTCGATCTTCTTCATTGATGAACGGCAGCGGGTGACGTTGAAAGATGCAGGAAGCCTAGCTGAAATAGAAAAATACGCTGGTGCAAGTAATGCCACTATTGAAGTGTTGGAGCTAGAGTCTCAGTTTCGTTGCAGTGGGTCCAATGGCTATCTCGCTTGGCTGGACGATGTTCTTCAGATTCGTGAAACAGCGAATACTGAATATATGGGCGGCCAGTATGATTTTAGAATTTACGATAACCCAAATGACCTTAGAAAAGAAATTGAATTACTGAATGAAGCGATCAACAAATCTCGAATAGTGGCCGGGTATTGTTGGAACTGGGTTAAAGAAGGAAAAAGTGACCCCAGCTACCATGACATTGTTATAGAAGAATTTGACTTTAATATGAGCTGGAACTTGGATAATTCTGCTACATGGGCCATTGATCTCGAATCAGTCAAAGAAGCAGGATGCATCCATACTTGTCAGGGACTCGAATTTGATTACGTAGGCGTTATCATTGGTAGTGACATGAAATATGTAGATGGGGAAGTTATTACAAATCATACTGCACGAGCAAAAACTGATTCGTCACTTAAAGGTTTAAAGAAAATGCTTAAAAGTGAACCTGAGAAAGCAAGTCAGCTAGCCGATGACATTATTCGAAATACTTATCGCACCTTATTGACAAGAGGGCAGAAAGGGTGTTTTGTGTATTGCACGGATGTTGAGCTAGCAGAGTATTTGAGAGAGAGATATGAGAAGGTTAACAAGGCATATGCTGTGAATGAATTATTTGTGGGGAATGTGGCAGAGAGTGGAAATGGATATGAATAA
- a CDS encoding HIT family protein, translating into MNSNTCPFCSITTYILENDLAYAIYDQYPVTEGHILVIPKRHVADYFEATSEEQVAVQSLVKGARSLLLDTYSPDGFNVGVNCGDAAGQTIFHAHVHVIPRYNGDVEEPRGGVRGVIPAKQSY; encoded by the coding sequence ATGAACTCAAACACTTGCCCATTTTGCTCAATAACAACGTACATACTTGAAAACGACCTTGCGTATGCGATCTATGATCAATATCCAGTCACAGAAGGTCATATCCTTGTGATACCTAAACGCCATGTGGCTGATTATTTTGAAGCGACAAGTGAAGAGCAAGTCGCGGTCCAATCATTAGTTAAAGGGGCTCGATCCCTCTTACTTGATACATATTCTCCAGATGGCTTTAATGTCGGAGTCAATTGCGGGGACGCAGCGGGACAAACCATATTTCACGCCCATGTCCACGTCATTCCAAGATACAATGGTGATGTAGAAGAACCTCGTGGTGGTGTTAGAGGGGTCATACCAGCAAAACAATCTTATTAG
- a CDS encoding ATP-binding protein, which translates to KENMVFYGGVGAGKTYLSTLIGLNAIHKHGKRVKFYTIASLANELLDANEKGTLTKLFKRIEKLDLLILDELGYIPLHKQGAELLFQVISLCYEKRSIIITTNLQFGQWNHVFGDPILTEAVVDRLIHHSHLVLFGGNSNRMKESLALREM; encoded by the coding sequence AAGGAAAATATGGTTTTCTATGGGGGTGTAGGTGCTGGAAAGACGTACCTCTCCACGCTCATTGGCCTAAACGCCATACATAAACATGGAAAACGTGTTAAGTTTTACACTATTGCCTCCCTCGCAAATGAACTATTAGATGCCAATGAGAAAGGCACTCTTACTAAACTTTTCAAGAGGATTGAGAAGTTAGATCTATTAATACTGGATGAATTAGGTTACATCCCTTTACATAAGCAGGGAGCTGAGTTGCTTTTCCAAGTGATTTCTCTGTGTTATGAAAAAAGAAGTATTATTATCACAACGAACCTCCAATTTGGGCAGTGGAATCATGTTTTCGGAGATCCTATTCTAACAGAAGCAGTCGTAGACCGTCTGATTCACCATTCCCACTTAGTCCTTTTTGGAGGGAATAGCAATCGAATGAAAGAATCATTAGCATTAAGAGAGATGTAA
- a CDS encoding M20/M25/M40 family metallo-hydrolase, producing MFRIAIFSSSSEAILGADDRAGIAIILNVLSRVSKTNFNGTLKVAFTVKEEIGCVGAREIDQDFITDVDAAIVVDRRGTRDIVTSNYNTTFCPDSYGELFENTGQLLGMGNWKMTVGGSSDARVFADYGIPSVNLSAGYLHEHTDFEVLDYRAAYETVLLIEGVLHGQVITVRGEVNAAEEA from the coding sequence TTGTTCAGAATCGCTATATTTTCATCTAGTTCAGAAGCAATCTTAGGAGCAGATGACCGCGCTGGCATTGCCATTATCTTAAATGTTCTATCTCGCGTTTCTAAAACAAACTTTAATGGCACGTTGAAAGTGGCCTTCACTGTTAAAGAAGAAATCGGATGCGTCGGTGCGCGAGAGATTGATCAAGATTTCATAACAGATGTTGATGCGGCGATTGTCGTTGATCGCAGGGGCACTAGAGATATTGTGACATCAAATTATAATACCACTTTCTGCCCAGATAGCTATGGTGAACTCTTTGAAAACACAGGTCAGTTATTAGGTATGGGTAATTGGAAGATGACTGTAGGAGGATCAAGTGATGCAAGAGTGTTTGCTGATTATGGAATTCCTTCTGTCAATTTATCTGCAGGCTATTTACACGAGCACACGGATTTTGAAGTACTCGATTACAGAGCTGCATATGAAACAGTGCTATTGATCGAGGGCGTGTTGCATGGTCAGGTTATCACAGTGAGGGGTGAGGTGAATGCTGCGGAGGAAGCATAA
- a CDS encoding nucleoside triphosphate pyrophosphohydrolase codes for MPTYNKLVRDRIPEIIEKSGKDFRTRSLDSTEYDKELRTKLVEELHELLEATTKEETVEEIADVLEVLYALASIHQVDSTEIEQVRQKKHDERGGFKDRTYLIDVEDET; via the coding sequence ATGCCTACTTATAACAAACTAGTGAGAGATCGAATTCCAGAGATTATAGAGAAAAGCGGAAAAGACTTTCGAACAAGATCATTAGATTCGACTGAGTATGATAAGGAACTTCGAACGAAATTAGTAGAAGAACTGCATGAGTTATTAGAGGCGACAACAAAAGAAGAAACGGTTGAAGAAATAGCTGATGTGTTAGAAGTTCTTTATGCTTTAGCGTCCATTCACCAAGTTGATTCAACGGAGATTGAGCAAGTGAGACAGAAAAAACATGATGAGCGTGGTGGATTTAAAGATCGTACATATCTCATTGATGTTGAGGATGAAACGTAA
- a CDS encoding TrlF family AAA-like ATPase — translation MFKNGTEWIRADFHLHTKADKEFSYSGENDRFISDYVKKLKAEGIKLGIITNHNKFDLEEYKGLKKKAKKENITILPGVELSVKEGANGIHCLIVFKEEDWINGKSENINQFVDEVFKGIDNRENENTRCNKDLAGTIESLNTYNKDYFILMAHIEQKSGFEAECNGGLIESLSTNGWFKDKVYGFQKGRTRDKMKQLEKWMGYKIPYIEGSDCKSIDQIGKGNKSYIKIGDGNFDSVVLAFQDYQNRISLSEREYIHGYIKSVEFIGGKMDNQKLDLSPELNSLIGIRGSGKSSIIEAIRYTLDMSPSKADADYKSEVVKNLLESGGQVIIELQDNFKKNYKIKRILGEPPRILDENDKDIEITINSILQTPLYFGQKDLSYMDNGFELRLLDKLVGKKTKSFQGSLSTINEQLCNHINQLFKVNDEVNTLPDLKSNLKDIRHKIKIFEEKGLDSKLSKQVTFQKDESNIKNIHELINSFKDNAKELLDSSSLSELIELSNLESKEVPELFIKLSQEVSAIINIKKEIQEIIANIDNRSKLVKGYLTEIRVTINSLEEEFAEIKREIDIPNLNPDDFAKFKDTEDKLNKSIDKVNKQEENKDKIYSQIRAVLDKRNQLLLDEFNVYKDEIEKINVNQNSLELSIEFKGNKEFFLEKLKESFKGSNINQIAYKNICEKHSDFASLIADILLDDAKITSILITDAQLSKVKERIKDNYNELLEVRTPNQIEIKYHGKSITKHSIGQRASALVLFILSQKDNNLIMIDQPEDDLDNQVIYNEIITKVKKRKPGVQFIFATHNANIPVLGDSEQVIAVSYDEKLITVESGSVDNKDIQNKIVDIMEGGQEAFNKRTKIYNLWKSE, via the coding sequence ATGTTTAAGAATGGTACAGAATGGATAAGAGCAGATTTTCATCTTCATACTAAAGCAGATAAAGAATTTTCATACTCTGGAGAGAATGATCGTTTTATCAGTGATTATGTAAAAAAACTCAAAGCGGAAGGTATTAAACTAGGAATAATTACTAACCATAATAAATTTGATTTAGAAGAGTATAAAGGTTTAAAGAAAAAAGCCAAAAAAGAAAACATAACTATATTGCCTGGTGTTGAGCTGTCTGTTAAAGAGGGAGCAAACGGAATACATTGTTTAATCGTATTCAAAGAGGAAGACTGGATTAATGGAAAAAGTGAAAACATTAATCAATTTGTTGATGAAGTGTTTAAGGGAATTGATAATAGAGAAAATGAAAACACACGCTGTAATAAAGATTTAGCTGGAACTATTGAAAGCCTCAATACCTATAACAAAGATTATTTTATTTTAATGGCTCACATTGAACAGAAAAGTGGATTTGAAGCAGAGTGTAATGGTGGTTTAATAGAATCACTGAGTACGAATGGTTGGTTTAAAGATAAAGTTTATGGATTTCAAAAAGGTAGAACTAGAGATAAAATGAAACAACTTGAAAAATGGATGGGATACAAAATTCCTTATATTGAGGGTTCAGATTGTAAATCAATAGATCAAATAGGCAAAGGAAATAAATCTTATATTAAAATAGGGGATGGGAATTTTGATTCTGTTGTACTTGCATTTCAGGATTATCAAAATCGAATTTCCCTGTCTGAAAGAGAATATATTCACGGATATATTAAATCGGTCGAGTTCATTGGTGGAAAGATGGATAATCAAAAATTAGATTTATCTCCGGAATTAAATAGTTTGATCGGGATTCGGGGTAGTGGTAAGTCAAGCATAATTGAAGCCATTAGATACACTTTAGATATGTCACCATCAAAAGCCGATGCGGATTATAAGTCAGAAGTAGTAAAAAACTTGCTTGAGTCAGGTGGACAAGTAATAATTGAATTACAAGATAACTTTAAAAAAAATTATAAGATTAAAAGAATTTTAGGAGAACCCCCGCGTATCCTTGATGAAAATGATAAGGATATAGAAATTACAATAAATTCGATTCTTCAAACACCATTATATTTTGGACAGAAAGACTTATCCTACATGGATAACGGATTTGAGTTACGTTTATTAGACAAATTGGTTGGTAAAAAAACAAAATCATTTCAAGGAAGTTTATCAACAATCAATGAGCAATTATGCAATCATATCAATCAGTTATTTAAAGTAAATGATGAAGTTAATACTTTACCTGATTTGAAGAGCAATCTAAAAGACATTCGACATAAAATAAAGATATTTGAAGAGAAAGGGTTAGATTCAAAGCTTTCGAAACAAGTTACTTTCCAAAAGGATGAAAGTAATATAAAAAATATACATGAATTAATCAATAGTTTCAAAGATAATGCGAAGGAGCTACTAGATTCTAGTAGTCTTAGTGAACTTATTGAACTAAGTAATCTTGAATCTAAGGAAGTACCAGAGCTGTTTATTAAATTATCACAAGAAGTTTCTGCAATAATTAATATTAAAAAAGAAATTCAGGAAATTATAGCGAATATTGATAATAGGTCTAAACTGGTTAAAGGATATTTAACTGAGATCCGTGTAACTATAAATTCACTTGAAGAAGAATTCGCTGAAATTAAAAGAGAAATTGACATACCGAATTTAAATCCAGATGACTTTGCAAAATTTAAAGATACAGAAGATAAATTGAATAAGTCTATTGATAAAGTCAATAAACAAGAAGAAAATAAGGATAAAATTTATTCTCAAATTCGAGCTGTCTTAGATAAAAGAAATCAATTATTACTTGATGAATTTAACGTATATAAAGATGAAATTGAAAAAATAAATGTAAACCAAAATTCATTAGAATTAAGTATTGAATTTAAAGGTAATAAAGAGTTTTTTCTTGAAAAATTAAAGGAGTCATTTAAAGGTTCTAATATTAATCAAATTGCTTACAAAAATATATGTGAAAAACATTCTGATTTTGCATCTCTTATAGCAGATATCTTATTAGATGACGCTAAAATAACTTCTATTTTAATTACTGATGCACAATTATCAAAAGTGAAAGAGAGGATTAAAGATAACTATAATGAACTATTAGAAGTTAGGACTCCTAACCAAATTGAAATAAAGTATCATGGAAAATCTATAACAAAGCATTCTATTGGACAAAGGGCATCAGCATTAGTTCTTTTCATTTTATCTCAAAAGGATAATAACTTGATTATGATAGATCAACCAGAGGATGATTTAGATAATCAAGTAATTTATAACGAAATAATCACAAAGGTAAAGAAAAGGAAGCCTGGAGTGCAATTTATTTTTGCAACCCATAATGCTAATATTCCAGTATTAGGTGATTCAGAACAAGTAATTGCTGTTTCATATGATGAAAAACTCATAACAGTAGAAAGCGGTAGTGTTGATAATAAAGACATTCAAAACAAAATCGTTGATATTATGGAAGGTGGACAAGAAGCATTTAACAAGAGAACCAAAATATACAATTTATGGAAAAGTGAATAA